The Actinotalea sp. JY-7876 sequence GCGACCTGGAGCTCGACGACCCGGCGAAGTTCACGCCCGAGACGCCCTACAACCCGTCGAGCCCGTACTCGTCCACCAAGGCCGCCAGCGACCTCCTGGTCCGCGCGTGGGTGCGGTCGTTCGGCGTCCAGGCCACCATCTCGAACTGCTCGAACAACTACGGGCCCCACCAGCACGTCGAGAAGTTCATCCCGCGCCAGATCACCAACGTCATCGACGGCGTGCGCCCCAAGCTCTACGGCACGGGCGAGAACGTGCGGGACTGGATCCACGTCGACGACCACAACTCGGCGGTCTGGGCCATCGTCGAGCGTGGCCGCATCGGCGAGACGTACCTCATCGGCGCGGACGGCGAGGAGAACAACAAGTCGGTCGTCGAGCTCATCCTCGAGCTGATGGGGCAGCCGCGGGACGCGTACGACCTGGTGGCCGACCGGCCCGGTCACGACATGCGCTACGCGATCGACTCCAGCCGGCTGCGGACCGAGCTCGGCTGGGAGCCGCGCTACGGCTCCTTCCGGGACGGCCTGGCCGCCACCGTCGAGTGGTACCGGGCCAACGAGGCGTGGTGGCGGCCGCAGAAGGACGTCACCGAGGCGAAGTACGTCGAGCTGGGGCGCTGACCCACCTGTCACCGTGCGCACGCCGGTGACGCTCATGCGTCACCGGCGGCGGGCCGCCACCGCGCTCGCGAGCATGTCGTGCAGCGTCGCCTCGGGCCGCCAGCCCAGCACGCGCTCGATGCGTCCGGTCGCCGCCACGACGCGGGCAGGGTCGCCGGGTCGACGACCCGCGCGCACGGGCTCGACGTCCGACCCCGTCAGCGCGCACAGCCCCGAGACGACCTCCCGCACGGACGTGCCACGCCCCGTGCCGACGTTGAGGACCTCGTGGCGGTCGGGCGACCCCGCGAGGTGGTCGAGGGCCGCGAGGTGCGCCCTCGCGAGGTCGAGGACGTGGACGAAGTCCCGCACGCCCGTCCCGTCCTCGGTCGCGAAGTCGTCGCCGAAGATCACGGGCGCCTCGCCCCGCTCCAGGCGCGCGAGGACGATCCCGACGAGGTTGGCGTCCTCGTGGTCACCGAGGTCCGGCCAGCCGGCACCCGCCACGTTGAAGTACCGGAGGCTGATCGCGCGCAGCACCCCCGCGTCGGCGGCCGCCCGCACGAGCCACTCCCCCGCCAGCTTGGTCTCGCCGTACGGGTTCACCGGACGGGTCGTCGCGTCCTCGTCGACGTCGACCAGGCCGGTCTCGCCGTAGACCGCCGCGGACGAGGAGAAGACCAGACGCCCGACCCCGGCGTCCTCCATGGCGGAGACGACCTGCGCCAGACCGGTGACGTTCTGCTGGTAGTACCACGCCGGCCGCCGCACCGACTCCTCGACCCGCTTGCGCGCCGCGAGGTGGACGACGTCGGTCACGCCCCGCTCCGCCATCAGGCGGGAGAGCCGCTCGACCGCGGACGACGCCGCGAGGTCCATCACCTCGAGCGCGACGCCCGGGAGGCGGTCGGCGTCGCCGGTCGACAGGTCGTCGACCACGACCACGGGCAGGCCGCTCGCCACCAGGAGGCGGACGACGTGCGCGCCGATGTACCCCGCGCCCCCTGTCACCAGAACTGTCACGCGGT is a genomic window containing:
- the rfbB gene encoding dTDP-glucose 4,6-dehydratase: MRLLVTGGAGFIGSNFVHHTVATRPEVRVTVLDALTYAGSTASLAPVADRVQLVQGDVADAELVDRLVADADLVVHFAAESHNDNSLSNPWPFVQTNVVGTYTLLEAVRRHGVRYHHISTDEVYGDLELDDPAKFTPETPYNPSSPYSSTKAASDLLVRAWVRSFGVQATISNCSNNYGPHQHVEKFIPRQITNVIDGVRPKLYGTGENVRDWIHVDDHNSAVWAIVERGRIGETYLIGADGEENNKSVVELILELMGQPRDAYDLVADRPGHDMRYAIDSSRLRTELGWEPRYGSFRDGLAATVEWYRANEAWWRPQKDVTEAKYVELGR
- the galE gene encoding UDP-glucose 4-epimerase GalE, with the translated sequence MTVLVTGGAGYIGAHVVRLLVASGLPVVVVDDLSTGDADRLPGVALEVMDLAASSAVERLSRLMAERGVTDVVHLAARKRVEESVRRPAWYYQQNVTGLAQVVSAMEDAGVGRLVFSSSAAVYGETGLVDVDEDATTRPVNPYGETKLAGEWLVRAAADAGVLRAISLRYFNVAGAGWPDLGDHEDANLVGIVLARLERGEAPVIFGDDFATEDGTGVRDFVHVLDLARAHLAALDHLAGSPDRHEVLNVGTGRGTSVREVVSGLCALTGSDVEPVRAGRRPGDPARVVAATGRIERVLGWRPEATLHDMLASAVAARRR